From Sporosarcina sp. 6E9, a single genomic window includes:
- a CDS encoding ROK family transcriptional regulator — MRQGTFQWMKSVNKSIILNKIRTDAPISRAQIAKETKLTPPTVSSNVKELIEQGIVKESELGESQGGRKPTMLLIDNSAFSIVGVDIGPDMIECVMADLSGKISTRSSSKLTTPMTNDQFLKVLKGSIQTCIDSSPTSNDKIIGIGVAMHGGVEVETGTSLVAPILGLKNIPIKDELEKAFDLDVKVENDARAIALGESWFGDHGPLESMLVVNIGRGVGAGLVMNGNLYHGSNDIAGEVGHMTIDLHGDLCECGNRGCLQTFITGPAIAKRAKLELSGEEIYELAMNGDENIASVFRVTGELIGVGLTNLIHIINPEKIVLSGGVTKSEKLILPEIRKTIEARALTPKAKQTAISISKLGDSATLKGAVALLLVDLFDPV; from the coding sequence ATGCGACAAGGTACCTTTCAATGGATGAAATCAGTAAATAAATCCATTATTTTAAATAAAATACGGACAGATGCACCAATTTCAAGAGCGCAAATCGCCAAAGAAACGAAACTAACACCACCTACAGTGAGTAGCAATGTGAAAGAATTAATTGAACAAGGAATCGTGAAAGAAAGTGAACTCGGTGAATCGCAAGGTGGACGAAAACCGACCATGCTTCTAATCGATAACTCGGCTTTCTCGATTGTCGGTGTGGATATTGGCCCGGATATGATTGAGTGTGTCATGGCAGATTTATCGGGAAAAATCAGTACGAGGTCTTCAAGTAAACTAACAACACCGATGACCAATGACCAGTTTCTAAAGGTTCTTAAAGGGTCTATTCAAACATGCATAGACAGCTCCCCCACTTCCAACGATAAAATCATTGGAATAGGGGTTGCTATGCATGGGGGTGTCGAAGTTGAAACCGGAACATCGCTCGTGGCACCTATTTTAGGATTAAAAAATATTCCGATAAAAGATGAATTGGAAAAGGCATTTGACTTAGATGTAAAAGTTGAAAATGACGCACGCGCTATCGCTTTAGGAGAATCTTGGTTTGGGGATCATGGTCCACTTGAAAGTATGTTAGTTGTGAATATCGGTAGAGGTGTCGGGGCTGGACTTGTTATGAATGGAAACTTATATCACGGGTCAAACGATATAGCTGGAGAAGTCGGGCATATGACAATCGATTTACACGGTGACCTTTGTGAATGCGGCAACCGGGGTTGCTTGCAAACATTCATCACAGGACCCGCCATTGCTAAACGCGCAAAACTTGAACTATCTGGAGAAGAAATATATGAATTAGCAATGAATGGCGATGAAAACATCGCATCGGTATTTAGGGTAACAGGAGAATTAATCGGTGTGGGATTAACAAATCTTATCCATATTATTAACCCTGAAAAAATCGTCCTAAGCGGCGGCGTAACAAAATCCGAGAAACTGATTTTACCAGAGATTCGTAAGACAATAGAAGCACGTGCACTCACACCAAAAGCTAAACAAACAGCTATTTCAATTTCAAAACTCGGCGATAGTGCGACGCTCAAAGGTGCTGTTGCATTACTTTTAGTGGATTTATTTGATCCAGTGTAA
- a CDS encoding carbohydrate ABC transporter permease: MATLRIGSIVKYGLLVLVSLLFLTPVYVIIVTSIKPIDQVSLSQMWTLPTAIDFSSYKMAFESLKPNLLNSLYLVIPATLLSALLGAMNGYILSKWKFRGSDMIFTFILFGMFIPYQSILIPVIQFLRTIELYNTIPGLVLVHVVYGLPITTLMFRNFYASIPDEMIESAQIDGANFLGVFKNIIIPLSITGFVVVAIWQFTNIWNEFLFAVTITTGDKQPVMVALQNLSGSQIVQWNVQMAGALLAALPTLIVYIFLGKYFVRGLLAGSVKG, translated from the coding sequence ATGGCGACATTACGAATCGGAAGTATAGTTAAATATGGTTTATTAGTTCTTGTATCCCTTCTTTTTTTAACGCCGGTTTATGTCATTATTGTGACGAGTATTAAACCGATTGATCAGGTATCGCTTTCACAGATGTGGACTTTGCCGACGGCGATTGATTTTAGCTCATATAAGATGGCATTTGAAAGTTTGAAGCCGAATCTGTTGAACAGTTTGTACTTGGTCATTCCAGCTACATTATTATCGGCTTTGTTGGGTGCGATGAATGGCTATATTTTATCGAAGTGGAAGTTTAGAGGATCTGATATGATCTTTACGTTCATTTTGTTTGGGATGTTCATTCCTTATCAAAGTATTTTAATCCCGGTGATTCAATTTTTACGAACGATTGAACTTTATAATACAATACCTGGGTTAGTGCTGGTTCATGTTGTTTATGGACTCCCAATTACGACGTTGATGTTCAGAAACTTTTATGCGAGTATTCCGGATGAGATGATTGAGTCGGCTCAAATCGATGGGGCAAACTTTTTAGGTGTGTTTAAGAATATTATCATTCCATTGTCGATTACTGGTTTTGTAGTCGTAGCCATATGGCAATTCACAAATATTTGGAATGAATTCCTGTTTGCTGTGACGATTACGACGGGGGATAAGCAGCCGGTTATGGTGGCGTTACAAAACTTGTCGGGAAGTCAAATTGTTCAGTGGAACGTACAAATGGCCGGCGCATTACTTGCAGCGTTACCGACATTGATAGTTTACATTTTTCTTGGTAAGTATTTTGTTAGGGGATTGTTGGCGGGGTCTGTTAAGGGGTAA
- the galE gene encoding UDP-glucose 4-epimerase GalE gives MSILVLGGAGYIGSHAVYQLIDQKFEVIIIDNLQTGNRKAIHPEATFYEGDIRDIEFMRTVFEKESIDAVVHFAANSLVGESMEKPLEYFDNNVYGTQVLLEVMKEFGVKKIVFSSTAATYGEPDTIPITEEVKTNPTNAYGETKLAMEKMMKWCDQAYGIQYVSLRYFNVAGARETGEIGEDHRPETHLVPIILEVALGKRSHITVFGEDYDTPDGSCIRDYVHVEDLINAHLLALTYLNNGGKSDIFNLGSNQGFSVKEMINAARIVTGREIPEKTGERRAGDPSTLVASSEKASSVLGWKPTRTSVEKIIEDAWNWHVANPNGFEKDVE, from the coding sequence ATGAGTATATTAGTATTAGGCGGAGCGGGATATATCGGTTCTCATGCTGTTTATCAACTTATCGATCAAAAGTTTGAGGTCATTATTATTGATAATCTTCAAACCGGCAATCGCAAAGCAATCCATCCTGAAGCGACATTTTACGAAGGCGATATTCGTGACATCGAATTTATGCGGACTGTTTTTGAAAAAGAATCAATTGATGCTGTTGTTCACTTTGCTGCAAATTCACTTGTCGGCGAATCGATGGAAAAACCGCTTGAGTACTTTGATAACAATGTTTACGGCACACAAGTTTTATTGGAAGTGATGAAGGAATTTGGCGTTAAGAAAATTGTGTTTTCATCAACTGCGGCAACTTACGGGGAGCCGGATACGATACCAATTACTGAAGAAGTAAAAACGAACCCGACAAATGCCTACGGGGAAACGAAGTTAGCGATGGAGAAAATGATGAAATGGTGCGATCAAGCATACGGCATACAATATGTATCATTACGCTATTTCAACGTTGCAGGCGCCCGAGAAACTGGCGAAATCGGTGAAGATCATCGCCCGGAAACGCATTTAGTACCCATTATTTTAGAAGTTGCACTCGGTAAACGTTCGCATATTACTGTTTTTGGTGAAGACTATGATACGCCGGATGGCAGTTGTATTCGTGACTACGTTCATGTCGAAGACCTCATCAATGCACATCTTTTAGCGCTTACCTATTTAAACAATGGCGGAAAAAGCGATATTTTCAACCTCGGAAGCAATCAAGGCTTCTCTGTGAAAGAAATGATTAATGCCGCACGTATTGTGACTGGAAGAGAAATCCCTGAAAAAACTGGAGAACGCCGCGCAGGAGATCCAAGCACGTTAGTCGCAAGTTCTGAAAAAGCTTCATCCGTACTAGGATGGAAACCAACTCGGACTTCTGTTGAAAAAATTATCGAAGATGCATGGAACTGGCATGTTGCCAACCCAAACGGCTTTGAAAAGGATGTGGAATAA
- a CDS encoding sensor histidine kinase, whose translation MKTIRGKLLMYFFVFVILFQVTAISIFVSSNELTNKYNESFQRFLLLNSISQKSDELYALTRIYVIEPEDENATSYFKRKDELTAEKEHLRTLYALNENIKIKNYINLVDTFIHESELTVGFVLKADIEQYTNHLEEVRVASGYIQASALELIDVELTAYQAYYKDLQERNRYFITFIIFLFITTIALAIFFAIWFSIGITSPLHKLSHAAKEVAKGDLLGEAVEIQSNDELRILGDAFNNMRANIHELVKEIKDQSELDQLLKEMELKHLQNQINPHFLFNTLNTISKMAYLEDANSTSRLIDSVAALLRHSLGEIDDQVTLKDEVNIVQAYFRIQQTRFSERVQFITKIDETCLDIEIPRLTLQPLVENAFIHGIEAREEGGIISLRIEQTIDSVVIEVSDDGEGIEKEKIESLLSSSSVRDEHVGHSTGIGLTNVMRRLQLFYKKDNVVEIESEKGQWTTIRLSLPKTSKEVLSNEDLDC comes from the coding sequence ATGAAAACAATTCGCGGGAAGTTATTAATGTACTTTTTCGTATTTGTCATCCTGTTTCAAGTAACTGCAATCTCCATTTTCGTCAGTTCCAATGAATTAACCAATAAATATAATGAGAGTTTTCAACGCTTCTTATTGTTAAATTCAATATCGCAAAAATCAGATGAACTTTATGCGCTCACCAGAATCTATGTAATTGAGCCGGAAGATGAAAATGCGACCAGTTATTTCAAAAGAAAAGACGAGCTAACGGCTGAGAAAGAACATTTAAGAACGCTTTATGCACTTAATGAAAATATTAAAATCAAAAACTATATCAATCTAGTCGATACATTTATTCATGAGAGTGAACTCACGGTTGGTTTCGTTTTGAAAGCAGATATCGAACAGTATACAAATCATCTAGAAGAAGTAAGGGTGGCTTCGGGTTATATTCAAGCGTCTGCGCTTGAATTAATCGATGTTGAATTAACAGCCTATCAAGCTTATTACAAGGATTTGCAAGAAAGAAACAGGTATTTTATTACATTCATTATCTTTTTATTTATCACGACTATTGCACTGGCAATCTTTTTTGCTATTTGGTTTTCAATAGGGATTACAAGCCCGCTTCATAAATTATCCCATGCGGCAAAGGAAGTTGCGAAGGGGGATTTACTGGGCGAGGCCGTGGAAATTCAATCGAATGATGAGTTGCGAATACTTGGGGATGCGTTTAATAATATGCGCGCCAATATTCATGAATTGGTGAAAGAAATCAAAGACCAATCAGAGCTTGATCAATTGCTTAAAGAAATGGAATTAAAGCATTTACAAAATCAAATCAATCCACATTTTTTGTTTAACACCTTAAATACAATTTCAAAAATGGCCTATTTGGAAGATGCGAATTCGACCTCAAGATTAATCGATTCAGTGGCTGCACTCCTGCGCCATAGCTTAGGCGAAATCGATGATCAAGTTACGTTGAAAGATGAAGTGAATATTGTACAAGCGTATTTCCGAATTCAACAAACCCGTTTTTCAGAAAGAGTTCAATTCATAACGAAAATAGATGAGACGTGCCTGGATATCGAAATTCCGCGCTTAACGCTTCAACCCTTAGTTGAAAATGCATTTATTCATGGGATTGAAGCACGTGAAGAAGGTGGCATTATATCACTTCGGATTGAACAGACAATAGACTCGGTTGTCATAGAAGTTAGTGATGACGGGGAGGGCATTGAGAAAGAAAAGATTGAAAGCCTGTTATCATCGTCGAGCGTTAGAGATGAGCATGTAGGGCATTCAACAGGCATAGGGTTGACCAATGTCATGCGGCGATTACAACTTTTTTACAAAAAAGACAATGTTGTTGAAATAGAATCAGAAAAAGGACAATGGACAACCATACGGTTATCTTTGCCTAAGACTAGTAAGGAGGTTCTATCTAATGAGGATCTTGATTGCTGA
- a CDS encoding aldose epimerase family protein has product MNIEIEKTQNGWQHYQLTNGNGMRVSLLDYGGIITEILVPDRNGVLENVVLGYKNISDYEQNPNYFGAITGRVAGRIQDATFSLNGGIYSLDSNEGNHHLHGGPSGFHQVVWETAPFQTDDTVGVKLTHASEDGEGGYPGNVNTTVTYTLTNQNELILDYSATTDKTTALTITNHSYFNLSGNLAETVQNHFVTMASDEFVELDEELIPTGKKIDVTDTPFDFRQGRKIADGIQSTHEQNRIADNGYDHYFLFNQTNDEKINVREETSGRMMTVKTNQPGVFMYTSTNLEEGFELVERDSEKYLGVCFETQASPASLHHKDFPSVILQADETYEKQTVFTFKIE; this is encoded by the coding sequence ATGAACATAGAAATAGAAAAAACTCAGAATGGTTGGCAACATTATCAATTAACAAACGGAAACGGCATGCGTGTCAGCCTATTGGATTACGGTGGCATCATCACTGAAATCCTTGTTCCCGATCGAAATGGTGTACTTGAAAATGTCGTTCTCGGCTATAAAAACATATCCGATTACGAGCAAAATCCCAATTACTTCGGTGCGATTACTGGCCGTGTTGCAGGAAGAATTCAAGATGCAACTTTTTCACTGAATGGTGGAATCTATTCCTTGGACTCAAATGAAGGCAACCACCATCTACACGGAGGACCAAGTGGTTTTCATCAAGTCGTTTGGGAAACTGCCCCATTCCAAACAGACGACACAGTCGGTGTGAAATTAACACATGCCAGTGAAGATGGCGAAGGTGGCTATCCGGGTAATGTAAATACCACAGTGACCTACACATTAACGAATCAGAATGAGCTCATCCTAGATTATTCTGCTACGACGGATAAGACAACAGCGTTAACAATTACCAACCATTCGTATTTTAATTTGAGTGGTAATTTAGCTGAAACTGTCCAAAATCATTTCGTTACCATGGCCAGCGACGAGTTTGTCGAACTTGATGAAGAATTGATTCCAACTGGGAAAAAGATTGATGTTACCGATACGCCATTTGATTTTCGTCAAGGTCGGAAAATCGCTGACGGAATTCAATCCACGCACGAGCAAAATCGTATAGCGGATAACGGTTATGATCATTACTTTCTCTTCAATCAAACCAATGATGAGAAGATTAACGTTAGAGAAGAAACAAGTGGCCGCATGATGACCGTTAAAACAAATCAGCCCGGCGTATTTATGTACACATCAACGAACCTTGAAGAAGGTTTTGAGCTAGTAGAAAGGGATTCCGAGAAGTATTTAGGCGTATGCTTTGAAACCCAAGCGTCCCCTGCCTCCTTGCATCATAAAGATTTCCCTTCAGTCATTTTACAGGCAGATGAAACATACGAAAAACAAACCGTGTTTACATTTAAAATAGAGTAA
- a CDS encoding carbohydrate ABC transporter permease — MEKEIPVRKKRKLSNDHLTAIAFLIPSIILILVFVYGFISWTGYLSLSNYNTIVPDFSFAGLKNYVYLFNDFRFQADLRNTLFFTILFIGAVILLGLGLAILLDQKLKGESVFRNIFLFPMALSFIVTGVVWQWLLHPSTGFNKFLIHFGIQPKWYTDTNILAGFKWGSIEFGLPVAIIAVVIAAVWQMTGFSLAMYLAGLRGIDEELREAARMDGASEFQVYRKIVLPILMPITMSVVIIMAHISLKIFDLIYAMTGSGANFVTDVPGLYMFETTFRGNYYANGAAIAIIMLLLVAVFIVPYLWNSRKGER, encoded by the coding sequence TTGGAAAAAGAGATACCGGTACGAAAGAAAAGGAAGCTATCAAATGATCATCTAACGGCAATCGCTTTTTTAATTCCTTCTATTATATTAATTTTAGTTTTTGTCTATGGATTTATAAGCTGGACGGGGTATCTTTCATTAAGTAATTATAATACGATTGTTCCGGATTTTTCATTTGCAGGCTTGAAAAACTATGTTTACTTATTCAATGATTTCCGTTTTCAAGCAGATTTACGTAATACTTTATTCTTTACGATTCTGTTTATCGGGGCTGTTATATTACTGGGTTTAGGGTTAGCGATTTTATTGGATCAAAAACTAAAAGGCGAGTCCGTATTTAGAAACATCTTTTTATTTCCAATGGCCTTATCTTTTATCGTGACTGGGGTTGTATGGCAGTGGTTATTGCACCCTTCTACTGGGTTCAATAAATTTTTAATACATTTTGGGATTCAACCGAAATGGTACACAGATACAAACATATTGGCTGGCTTCAAATGGGGAAGTATTGAGTTCGGTTTACCTGTTGCGATTATCGCAGTTGTTATCGCCGCCGTTTGGCAAATGACAGGATTTTCACTGGCGATGTATTTAGCGGGATTACGCGGGATTGACGAGGAATTACGTGAAGCTGCCAGAATGGATGGCGCAAGCGAGTTCCAAGTATACCGAAAAATTGTTTTACCGATTCTAATGCCAATTACGATGAGTGTTGTCATTATTATGGCGCATATCTCGTTGAAGATATTTGATTTGATTTATGCGATGACAGGGTCCGGTGCAAACTTTGTCACGGATGTTCCTGGATTGTATATGTTCGAAACGACGTTTAGAGGAAACTATTATGCTAATGGCGCCGCAATTGCAATTATTATGTTACTGTTAGTCGCCGTATTTATTGTCCCTTATTTATGGAATAGTAGAAAGGGTGAGAGATAA
- the galT gene encoding UDP-glucose--hexose-1-phosphate uridylyltransferase produces the protein MIYQHIGGLLQKGIDTKLIEKADQIYVRNQVLALLKLESFPEINTHKTDDTIPNLLEKIITYAVENNVIENVFDDKEILSANIMNCFVARPSVINSTFQKKYELSPEDATDYFYELSKNSNYIQMNRIQKNIHFKSETIYGEMDITINMSKPEKDPEQIKRELELKSDINYPKCLLCIENEGYEGRTAYPARANHRIVEIPLGNESWYLQYSPYVYYNEHSIVLCGEHRNMKIRKESFERLLSFIEKFPHYFIGSNADLPIVGGSILSHDHYQAGRYEFPMTRAKNAFSFQLEKFSNITASVLDWPLSTIRLQSTDIETLVDAADYVLTVWKGYSDEDAAILAFSGDTPHNTITPIARMRDGLFELDLVLRNNRTTDKHPLGIFHPHEDVHHIKKENIGLIEVMGLAVLPARLKDELEEIKKDLLGQPSEVASYHNDWVDQIKMNYGERSSIEEIDAIIEKELGNKFARVLKDAGVFNEKNDYERFIDRLNE, from the coding sequence ATGATTTACCAACATATTGGTGGTTTATTACAAAAAGGAATCGATACGAAGTTAATCGAAAAGGCAGATCAGATTTACGTCCGTAACCAAGTACTTGCGCTTCTAAAACTCGAATCTTTTCCTGAAATAAATACGCATAAAACGGATGATACAATTCCAAATCTACTCGAGAAAATCATCACCTATGCTGTCGAAAATAATGTGATAGAGAATGTTTTTGATGATAAAGAAATCCTATCTGCAAACATCATGAATTGCTTTGTGGCCAGACCTTCTGTTATTAATAGTACTTTCCAAAAAAAATATGAGTTATCACCAGAAGATGCTACGGACTATTTTTATGAGTTGAGTAAAAACAGCAACTATATTCAGATGAACCGCATTCAGAAAAACATCCATTTTAAATCTGAAACCATCTACGGTGAAATGGATATTACGATCAATATGTCAAAACCTGAAAAAGATCCCGAACAGATTAAACGCGAACTTGAATTGAAAAGCGATATAAACTATCCGAAGTGTTTGTTGTGCATTGAAAACGAAGGCTATGAAGGACGCACAGCTTATCCGGCGAGAGCGAATCATCGCATCGTTGAAATTCCGTTGGGAAATGAAAGCTGGTACCTGCAATATTCTCCGTATGTTTATTATAACGAACATAGCATCGTGCTTTGCGGCGAGCATCGGAATATGAAAATTAGAAAAGAATCATTTGAACGATTACTGTCGTTTATAGAAAAATTCCCGCATTATTTTATCGGTTCGAATGCAGATTTACCAATCGTCGGCGGGTCCATTTTAAGTCATGACCATTACCAAGCCGGCAGATACGAATTTCCGATGACACGCGCTAAAAATGCATTTTCATTTCAACTCGAAAAATTTTCAAATATCACTGCATCTGTTTTGGATTGGCCGTTATCAACGATTCGATTGCAGAGTACGGACATCGAAACTTTAGTCGATGCTGCTGATTATGTCCTGACTGTTTGGAAGGGTTATAGCGACGAAGATGCTGCCATTCTTGCGTTTAGTGGTGATACGCCACATAATACAATAACTCCAATTGCGCGCATGAGAGATGGATTATTTGAACTTGACCTAGTTCTCCGAAATAATCGCACAACTGATAAACATCCGCTTGGAATTTTCCACCCGCATGAAGATGTCCATCATATAAAAAAGGAAAACATTGGTCTAATAGAAGTTATGGGTCTCGCGGTTTTACCCGCACGTCTAAAAGATGAATTAGAGGAAATCAAGAAGGACTTATTAGGACAACCGAGTGAAGTAGCCTCTTATCATAATGATTGGGTCGACCAGATAAAGATGAACTACGGCGAACGATCAAGCATAGAAGAAATTGATGCTATTATAGAAAAAGAACTTGGAAATAAGTTTGCCAGAGTCCTCAAAGACGCAGGTGTTTTTAATGAAAAAAATGATTATGAACGGTTTATCGACCGTTTAAATGAATAG
- a CDS encoding ABC transporter substrate-binding protein, whose product MKKILGFLVLSLVLVVSACSSGSDSGKKSEKGGENADGAVEIFSWWTGAGEEDGLLALIDLFNELHPDIEVKNAAVAGGAGTNAKAVLATRMQGNDPPSTFQVHGGEELNKSWVAADKMAPLNDLYKENEWMDKFPEALIDLVSNDGNIYSVPVNIHRGNVIFYNMEVFKEHGIEVPTTLDEFFTVAEKLKDAGVTPLALGDKESWEATQIFENVLAAELGTEDYIKLFSGELDFTDSRVVSAAEKFGKILDYVNEDHASRNWQDSGQLVAEGDAAMLNMGDWAKGYFVNDLKLVTNEDYGYFAFPGTDGDFAVITDTFGLPKGIENVESTKQFLTVLGSVEGQDAFNPLKGSIPARIDADPSKYDDYGKDTIEDFKTANLFPSLAHGSAASEGFVTKANQAVNIFVTQRDVDNFIDALQNAAPDM is encoded by the coding sequence ATGAAAAAAATACTTGGATTTTTAGTATTATCACTTGTACTTGTGGTCTCTGCCTGTAGTTCAGGATCAGATTCTGGAAAGAAATCTGAAAAGGGCGGGGAAAATGCAGACGGTGCAGTTGAAATCTTTAGTTGGTGGACGGGGGCCGGTGAAGAGGATGGACTTCTAGCGTTAATCGATTTGTTCAACGAACTTCACCCGGATATTGAAGTTAAAAATGCAGCAGTTGCTGGGGGGGCTGGAACAAATGCGAAAGCAGTTCTAGCAACAAGAATGCAAGGTAATGATCCGCCATCAACGTTCCAAGTCCATGGTGGGGAAGAGCTAAATAAAAGTTGGGTTGCCGCGGATAAGATGGCGCCACTAAATGATTTGTATAAAGAAAACGAATGGATGGATAAATTTCCAGAAGCATTGATTGACCTAGTGAGTAATGATGGCAATATCTATTCAGTTCCTGTAAATATTCACCGTGGAAACGTCATCTTCTATAACATGGAGGTTTTCAAAGAACATGGAATTGAAGTGCCGACTACATTGGACGAATTTTTCACTGTAGCCGAGAAATTAAAAGACGCCGGTGTAACACCGTTAGCATTGGGAGATAAAGAGAGTTGGGAAGCGACACAAATATTTGAAAACGTACTTGCAGCTGAATTAGGAACAGAAGATTATATTAAATTGTTTTCTGGTGAACTAGATTTCACAGATAGCAGAGTCGTCAGTGCTGCGGAGAAATTCGGGAAAATCCTTGATTATGTGAACGAGGACCATGCTTCACGTAACTGGCAAGACTCCGGACAGCTAGTCGCTGAAGGTGATGCTGCAATGCTTAACATGGGCGACTGGGCGAAAGGTTATTTCGTAAATGATTTAAAGCTCGTTACGAATGAAGACTATGGTTACTTCGCATTCCCAGGTACTGATGGTGATTTTGCGGTAATCACAGATACATTTGGTCTGCCAAAAGGAATTGAGAATGTTGAATCCACAAAACAATTTTTAACAGTTCTGGGTTCTGTGGAAGGTCAAGACGCATTTAACCCATTAAAAGGGTCGATTCCAGCAAGAATTGATGCGGATCCATCCAAGTATGATGATTATGGGAAAGATACAATTGAAGACTTCAAAACTGCTAACCTATTCCCAAGTCTTGCACACGGATCGGCGGCATCAGAAGGTTTTGTAACGAAAGCAAATCAAGCTGTCAATATTTTTGTAACGCAAAGAGATGTTGATAACTTTATCGATGCGCTTCAAAATGCAGCACCTGATATGTAA
- a CDS encoding response regulator has translation MRILIADDELLERKAMKKFIQDNFRDMEVVGEAVNGRKAIELAKETEPDVIFMDIKMPGINGLEAIEKIHAMRPRIKFVLVSAYDTFEYAKQAMQFGIKDYILKPGNKEEIISALFRLKKEVLNEAKIEDEKLQSIQLLNESFVRKLMKQPLEKDVFEMQRQLYPQMKSGYFFVLNSDHLLEEKLIAEIIRKHIGDSFILYKENDVVTIGVFINDYVTKADQLLVARKLQIGLGNNVFIGIGRITESLAYFPKSYREAYGASFQLKTEKKSNYGFLQKENSDYQNIVPRIVREIEKGKRDNAITIFRENELQLTIVDKENLYIAIQTMLGKKSISITKGSISTLQSNEDWVIYMNICCHKVNEHYQSKQSMTIAKEYIQTHFKASIALEDVAHLVNLSPNYFSNLFKEEFGETFIEFLTKIRMERAKELIEENTYSLKEISFMVGYKDPNYFSRVFKRYYQTSPKHFQDSIFEK, from the coding sequence ATGAGGATCTTGATTGCTGACGATGAGCTACTAGAGAGAAAAGCGATGAAGAAATTCATCCAAGATAATTTTAGGGATATGGAAGTCGTTGGCGAAGCTGTTAATGGGCGAAAAGCGATTGAGTTAGCGAAAGAAACGGAACCCGATGTTATTTTTATGGATATTAAAATGCCAGGCATCAATGGTTTGGAAGCGATAGAAAAAATCCATGCAATGCGGCCAAGGATTAAGTTTGTATTAGTCTCGGCTTATGATACGTTCGAGTATGCGAAGCAAGCCATGCAATTTGGAATTAAAGATTATATTTTAAAGCCGGGTAATAAAGAAGAAATTATTTCCGCGCTATTTCGACTCAAAAAAGAGGTTTTAAATGAAGCGAAAATAGAAGATGAGAAACTTCAGTCTATACAACTGTTGAATGAGAGTTTTGTTCGAAAGCTGATGAAACAACCACTGGAAAAAGATGTATTTGAAATGCAACGCCAATTGTACCCACAAATGAAATCAGGTTACTTTTTCGTATTGAATTCAGATCATCTGCTGGAAGAAAAGCTGATTGCTGAAATCATTAGGAAGCATATAGGTGATTCATTCATCTTGTATAAAGAAAACGATGTTGTTACTATTGGCGTTTTTATCAATGATTATGTGACAAAGGCTGATCAGTTGCTAGTTGCCCGAAAACTACAAATTGGGCTTGGGAATAATGTATTTATTGGAATTGGACGTATTACCGAATCACTGGCGTATTTTCCGAAATCTTACCGAGAAGCTTATGGGGCAAGTTTTCAACTAAAAACCGAAAAGAAATCCAATTATGGATTTCTGCAAAAAGAGAACTCTGATTATCAAAATATCGTTCCAAGAATTGTTCGGGAGATTGAAAAGGGTAAGCGTGATAATGCGATTACGATTTTCAGAGAAAATGAACTGCAATTAACGATTGTTGATAAGGAAAATTTATATATAGCCATTCAAACTATGCTCGGGAAGAAAAGTATTTCAATAACTAAAGGGTCAATCTCAACGCTGCAATCAAATGAGGACTGGGTTATTTATATGAATATCTGCTGTCATAAAGTGAATGAACACTACCAGTCGAAACAATCGATGACAATTGCGAAGGAATATATCCAGACACATTTTAAGGCGTCAATTGCGCTCGAAGACGTTGCGCATTTGGTGAATTTAAGTCCAAACTACTTTTCTAATTTATTCAAAGAAGAGTTTGGTGAAACCTTTATCGAGTTTTTGACGAAAATACGAATGGAACGGGCTAAGGAATTAATCGAAGAAAATACATATTCGTTGAAAGAGATTAGTTTCATGGTTGGCTATAAGGATCCGAACTACTTTAGCCGTGTATTTAAGAGGTATTATCAAACTTCGCCAAAGCATTTTCAGGACAGCATCTTTGAAAAGTGA